The Desulfovibrionales bacterium genome window below encodes:
- the rplT gene encoding 50S ribosomal protein L20, translating to MPRAKRGFKARRRRNKVLALAKGYWGRRSKIFRTAKEAVERAMTYAYRDRRVRKREFRALWIARINAAARLNGLSYSRLMGGLKKTGIELDRKILSDLAISDPACFAKIARTAR from the coding sequence ATGCCAAGAGCGAAAAGGGGTTTTAAGGCCAGGAGACGGAGAAATAAGGTACTGGCTTTGGCCAAAGGATATTGGGGACGAAGGAGCAAAATCTTCCGCACGGCCAAAGAGGCGGTAGAGCGCGCTATGACCTATGCTTATCGTGATCGCAGGGTGCGGAAGCGGGAATTCAGGGCCCTCTGGATTGCACGAATCAATGCGGCGGCCAGGCTAAACGGTCTCTCTTACAGCAGGCTGATGGGTGGATTAAAGAAGACGGGGATAGAATTGGATCGTAAGATCCTTTCTGATCTGGCTATAAGCGATCCGGCCTGCTTTGCAAAAATTGCCAGGACGGCGCGATAA
- the rpmI gene encoding 50S ribosomal protein L35 produces MPKIKTNRGAAKRFKVTGTGKILGFKAYGSHILTSKTRKRKRGLRGSSVLDESNAQNIRQIIPYL; encoded by the coding sequence ATGCCAAAGATTAAAACCAATCGGGGTGCTGCCAAGCGCTTTAAGGTAACCGGTACAGGCAAAATCTTAGGGTTTAAGGCCTATGGCAGCCATATATTGACCTCGAAGACACGCAAACGAAAGAGAGGCCTGCGCGGTTCGAGCGTGCTTGATGAGTCCAATGCCCAAAATATCCGACAGATAATACCCTATCTTTGA
- the infC gene encoding translation initiation factor IF-3, whose amino-acid sequence MDSIEKKVRINWQIRAKEVRLIGADGTQLGIKPLDEALKLAEAEGLDLVEIAPTAQPPVCRVMDYGKFKYEQSKKIQLAKKKQVVIQVKEVKFRPKTDEHDYQFKLRHIRRFLEDKDKVKVSIRFRGREIAFSDQAVKILNRIRAEIEDVGKIEYEPKMEGRDMVMIVAPKT is encoded by the coding sequence GTGGATAGTATAGAGAAAAAGGTTAGAATTAATTGGCAGATACGCGCTAAGGAAGTAAGGTTAATCGGCGCAGACGGGACGCAACTGGGGATTAAGCCCCTTGACGAAGCCTTGAAATTGGCGGAGGCAGAAGGGCTTGATCTGGTGGAAATAGCTCCTACAGCTCAACCGCCGGTCTGCCGGGTTATGGACTACGGCAAATTCAAGTACGAGCAGAGCAAAAAAATCCAGTTGGCCAAGAAAAAGCAGGTAGTTATACAGGTAAAAGAGGTCAAGTTCCGGCCCAAGACCGATGAGCATGATTACCAGTTTAAGTTGCGTCATATTCGCCGATTTTTGGAAGATAAAGACAAGGTTAAGGTATCCATTCGTTTCCGGGGGCGTGAGATCGCCTTTTCCGACCAGGCCGTAAAAATACTAAATCGTATTCGCGCCGAGATAGAGGACGTCGGGAAAATAGAATACGAACCAAAGATGGAAGGCCGGGACATGGTGATGATAGTTGCCCCGAAGACGTAG
- a CDS encoding TusE/DsrC/DsvC family sulfur relay protein, protein MPSVSYKDKRFEVNIEGYLKTFDSWTAEFSQAIAKQEGIEDLTDEHWLIIEYVRNYYAKRGIAPMILKLQRDLKISIWRIHELFPTTSERVICKIAGLPKPTGCI, encoded by the coding sequence ATGCCGAGCGTATCTTATAAAGACAAGCGATTCGAGGTTAACATAGAAGGCTATTTGAAGACTTTCGATAGCTGGACTGCGGAATTCTCCCAGGCCATCGCCAAACAAGAAGGGATAGAAGATTTAACCGATGAACACTGGCTAATAATTGAATACGTGCGTAACTACTATGCCAAACGTGGCATTGCTCCTATGATTTTAAAGTTGCAACGAGATCTCAAAATTTCCATTTGGCGAATACATGAACTTTTTCCTACCACGTCTGAGAGGGTTATATGCAAGATTGCCGGCCTGCCCAAGCCAACCGGTTGTATCTGA
- a CDS encoding radical SAM protein, which yields MHPTSDPPVLLINSNRTSPVSSSDTIPISLGYIGAFLRDNGFEIVLWDDLKDRPLSLLKIREFILDRRPLYVAFSAYMENMENIRLLAKFIKELDPRIPIVIGGPQATFMPTEALLDLRHMDVISRGDGEIVARDLACSLQKGLPLSFVRGISYKVENRLYDNPMAEETGDDLDTYPSPYLTNVLDLSHKDTAILLTSRGCVYPCVFCYTPRAFHHKVKIHSIERVLEEIRHCVKRGIRQFWFADPNFSFSRERLECLLDKIIEQGLDIRFWCQTRYDLVDASLLMKLKRAGAATIAYGMESGSPRVLDTIRKKLDLDRLSKAIKLAQSFGVNVELFTLYGLPGETFADAYETVRFVKNHGVRIEGNSCSQQLQVYFGTEIQRDYRKFGIIPQPQYKPRYLSIGDDFETENLTSKEIKRLKALWFINNAFFQEKVEAKTDIFPLLSYLVHQAHYLDEEPEFYLYLTKLLCEVEEFELLYRYLSTARAAGQSWLKEWIRRVPFYRDSSSAAGSGMKVILDIAGYLGERPIPSTSGRFWPLVIGEGRFLPEFESKMAGLKAGEERRFQVRFPHEYPDRELAGQDATFMIRVHKVMEPVFVQGIEDIPSLGICNTYQPDDLDSLRKTQEALYYIWLRSLNPEELMQSPQRGLDLISKYLCLGRFTEAMTVAEKIFTMDGLGPKVIRVLMDGGLFEFALELINKTGRQDHEGLIQQIRCYLSLKDYDRALEILKKIYNERDLRVLYCLLDIYQKKGEAMEVVEELKEKFLDGQIRYSLLREEQRIKMASPVCVPA from the coding sequence TTACTCATCAACAGTAATCGAACCTCTCCGGTCTCTTCATCAGATACCATCCCGATCTCTCTAGGATATATCGGCGCCTTTCTCAGGGACAATGGTTTTGAAATCGTCCTGTGGGATGATCTCAAAGACAGGCCGTTGTCGCTGTTAAAAATCAGGGAGTTCATCCTTGACCGGCGTCCTTTGTACGTAGCTTTTTCTGCTTACATGGAAAACATGGAAAATATCCGCCTTCTGGCTAAATTCATAAAGGAACTGGACCCCCGGATACCCATTGTTATCGGCGGGCCGCAGGCGACGTTTATGCCTACTGAGGCCCTCCTTGACCTTCGCCATATGGATGTCATTTCCCGGGGTGACGGAGAAATAGTGGCGCGGGATCTCGCCTGCTCTCTGCAGAAGGGCCTGCCTCTGTCCTTTGTACGTGGAATATCTTATAAGGTAGAAAATCGCCTGTATGATAATCCCATGGCCGAAGAAACCGGGGATGATCTGGATACTTATCCGTCACCGTATCTGACAAACGTCCTGGATCTATCACACAAGGATACGGCCATTCTACTTACCTCCAGAGGCTGTGTCTATCCCTGCGTATTCTGCTATACGCCCAGGGCGTTCCATCATAAGGTAAAAATTCACTCCATCGAGCGGGTGCTGGAAGAAATCAGGCATTGTGTAAAAAGGGGCATTAGACAGTTCTGGTTTGCCGATCCGAACTTCAGTTTCTCCCGCGAGCGGCTGGAATGCCTTTTAGACAAGATCATAGAACAGGGCCTTGATATCCGGTTCTGGTGTCAAACGCGTTACGACCTGGTCGATGCCTCTCTTCTTATGAAGCTAAAACGGGCCGGCGCCGCTACCATTGCCTATGGCATGGAATCAGGCAGCCCCAGGGTTCTCGATACCATCAGAAAAAAATTGGATCTGGACAGACTGTCTAAGGCCATCAAATTGGCCCAGTCCTTTGGTGTCAACGTGGAGTTATTTACCCTTTACGGGCTGCCGGGTGAGACCTTTGCCGATGCCTATGAAACCGTGCGTTTTGTGAAGAACCACGGGGTTCGCATCGAGGGAAATTCCTGTTCGCAGCAGCTTCAGGTCTATTTCGGCACGGAGATCCAGAGGGATTATAGGAAATTCGGGATCATACCCCAGCCGCAATACAAGCCCCGATACCTATCTATCGGAGATGATTTTGAAACTGAGAACCTTACGTCGAAGGAGATAAAGCGGCTGAAGGCCCTCTGGTTTATTAACAACGCCTTCTTCCAGGAGAAGGTCGAGGCAAAGACCGATATTTTTCCTCTCCTCTCGTATCTTGTTCACCAAGCCCATTATCTGGACGAGGAGCCGGAATTCTATCTCTATCTTACAAAGTTATTATGTGAGGTTGAGGAGTTTGAGTTACTCTACCGGTATCTGAGCACGGCCAGGGCCGCCGGCCAGTCGTGGCTTAAGGAATGGATCAGGCGCGTGCCTTTTTACCGGGACTCAAGCTCTGCAGCCGGATCCGGGATGAAGGTAATTTTAGATATTGCCGGGTACCTCGGAGAAAGACCCATTCCCAGTACAAGCGGGCGGTTCTGGCCGCTCGTGATCGGTGAAGGCCGCTTTCTGCCTGAATTCGAGAGCAAGATGGCGGGACTTAAGGCCGGAGAAGAGAGGCGATTTCAGGTCAGATTTCCTCATGAATATCCTGACCGGGAGCTGGCCGGACAAGATGCCACCTTCATGATAAGGGTGCATAAAGTAATGGAACCTGTGTTTGTCCAGGGGATTGAAGACATCCCTTCTCTCGGCATCTGCAACACGTACCAACCGGATGATCTCGATTCTCTCAGAAAGACCCAGGAGGCCTTATACTACATCTGGTTACGATCGCTTAACCCCGAAGAATTGATGCAAAGCCCGCAGCGGGGTCTGGACCTTATTAGTAAATATCTCTGTCTGGGAAGGTTTACCGAGGCCATGACGGTCGCGGAGAAAATTTTTACGATGGACGGCCTGGGGCCGAAAGTTATCCGCGTCCTTATGGATGGCGGACTATTTGAATTTGCCCTGGAGCTTATAAATAAGACCGGGCGGCAGGACCACGAGGGCCTGATTCAGCAGATTCGTTGTTATTTGAGTCTTAAAGACTATGATCGGGCGCTGGAGATCTTAAAAAAAATATATAATGAGCGAGACCTGCGAGTCCTTTATTGCCTTCTGGATATCTACCAGAAGAAAGGCGAAGCCATGGAAGTAGTGGAAGAATTAAAAGAAAAATTTCTGGACGGCCAGATCAGGTATTCTCTCTTAAGGGAAGAGCAGAGAATTAAAATGGCCAGCCCTGTCTGCGTGCCTGCCTGA